The Liolophura sinensis isolate JHLJ2023 chromosome 8, CUHK_Ljap_v2, whole genome shotgun sequence sequence GGACATGCTCGGTTTAGATTTGGTTATCTAACGAATCAACCGTCTGGACATGATGTTTAGATTTGGTTATCTAATGAATCAACCGTCTGGACATGGTGTGTTTATTAGAAGGAACactgtttataaaaaaaaaagaagaaacagaaaacagcacGTCCATGTCTGAGGTCAACCGAATGAGTTTattattaaaactgtttaagTTTTCACGACTCAGCACAGTTACAATACAATTCCCTTGCAAAGTCAACATCGCACAGAGCGGAGTGGTGCAGACCTAGTAAATTCAGCATGGCATTATTGAATGCACCTATAGCCCTGCAGGCACCTACTGTCCCGAGGCACCTACAGTTCTACAGCTCTGAGGCACCGGCAGTTCTGGAGGCATCTACATCTCTGAAGACACCTACAGCTGTGCAAGCACCTACAGCTGTGCAGGCACCTACAGCTTTGCAGGCGCATCAGGACCAGCAGCAGATTAGTATCTCCAGTGTTTCTAATCCATATGGCTGATTAATACTCGACTAGCTTGTATTCACACTCAAATCTCCTCAAAATGTTATATACGCTATACATGTATCCCTGTGAAAGAAACTTGTACGAGTTTTAGGTAAGTATAGtcttatattatttcttacgaTTCACAACTCAAGTGAAATCTTCAAGaatcatttcttttgttttacaatgcCCACGATTCAAGTGGCCACAGATATACCAGCAGGCTGCTTGTTGTCTCAGATAGATAAGCACTAGTAACAGGTAATTGTAACGTGAACTCACAAATCAAGCGGAATCCCTCTTGAAGCTTACATTATGCAATCCTTCGGATAGGTGTGTAGTTGAATTATATGACGTCAATCGTGTGCCTCCACCACCAGATACAATGATTTGACGGAGTCACGGATCtgtacagaaaaatatataccaGGGTAACTAGATAAACGTTAGATGACCTATAAAGCCTTGTACGTGTTGTTTATTACAAATAATCTGGGTTTAAGGCAATGTCAAAGTTTCGCCTAACAAGTAGTGGGTGTAGGCAAATTACAATTGGGCCTTtatgtaaaagtacatgtagatgagagAAGTTCTATTCACTGTTTGCTGATCTCTAAGGTGTCGCATagtgtttaaatgtcatttcttGTACTAGATGTTGGAATTTGACGGTGCCGGCGGTCTTTACTGGATATTCATCAGGAAGCATTTGCacatatgcatgcatattttatttgattcccACGTTTagcctttcatgtacatgtatccaactTTTTTACgcaaaattatttttgttttgtttaaaattatcaATCAAATGCTGTGATTATTCAATCAATTTACGAGATGTACATTTCTGAAACAACACTTCAGTTGAACATTTTACTGGCATTTGATGTGTTACAGTCACACTTATACCACAGCTGGCATGTGATGTGTTACAGTCACACTAATACCACAGCTGGCATGTGATGTGTTACAGTCACACTTATACCACAGCTGGCATGTATGGTGGCACAGTCACACTTATAATATAGCTGGTATGTGAAGTATTACAGTCAAATTTAAATCACAGCTGACATAGCTGGTATGTAAAGTGTTACGGTCAAACTTATACAACAGCTGACATGTAAAGTGTTACAGTTAGACTTATACCACAGTTGGCATATAAAGTGTTACAGTCACACTTATAACACAGTTGGTATGTGAAGTGTTAGCCACACTTGTACCACAGCTGGCATGTGAAGTGTTAGTCACACTAATACCACAGCTAGCTTGTAAAGTGTTACAGTCACATTTATACCACAGCTAGCATGTAAAATGTTACAGTCACAATTATACCACAGCTGGCATGTGAAGTGTTACAGTTACACTTATACCACAGCTAGCTTGTAAAGTGTTACAGTCACACTTATACTACAGCTATCATGTAAAGTGTGACAGTAACACTTATACCACAGCTGGCATATAAAGTGTTATAACATTACTTATAACATAGCTGGCATGTAAAGTGTGAGACGCCCTTTCAGTGAAGACAATAGGGATACTGTTTAGGATATGGCTACACAGTACATCAAATATCCTTCATTAGCTACTGTGCGATATGAACAAGTACATTTCTGTTCAGATTTTACAGAGGAATGACAATCCAAACAGATATTTGTACAAAGGAATGACAATAAAAGCAGACATTTGTACACAAGAAAGACAATCCAAACAGGCGTGCCACATGGTGATGACAATCCCAACAGACATATGTACACAAGAATGAAAATCCAAATAGACATGTGCCACATGGTGATGACAATCCAAACAGACATATGCCACATGGGGATGACAATCCAAACACACATATGCACACAGGAATGACAAACCCAACAGCCATATGCCACACAGGAATGACAAtccaaacacacatatatacacacggAATGACAATCGAAGCAGATGTTTCTATAAAAGAATGACAATCCATACAGACATATGCCACACGGCGATGACAATCCCAACAGACATATGTACACAGGAATGACAATCCAaatagacacatgtatatgtcacacaGGAATGACAATCCCAACAGACATATACCACACCAGAATGACAGTCCAAACAGATATATGCCACATAGGAATGACAAACCCAACAGACATATGCCACACAGGAAAGACAATCCAAACAGATACAAGTATATGTCACACAGGAAAGACAATCCAAACAGATATTTGTACGAAGGAATGACAATCCTAGCAGGTATCTGTACAAGGGAATGGCAATCCACGCAGACATTTGTACACAAGGATGACAATCCAAACAGACATATGCCACACAGGAATGACAATCCAAAGAGACATATGCCACATGGCAATGACAATCCAAACAGACATATGCCACATGGTGATGACAATCCCAACAGACATATGTACACAGGAATGACAATCCAAACAGACATATGCCACACAGGAATGACAATCCAAACAGACATGTGCCACACAGGAATGACAATCCAAAcagacatgtgtacatatgaaaTGACAATCcaaacagacacatttataTGTCATCCAGGAATGACAATCCCAACAGACATATGCCACACAGGAATGACAATCCAAACAGACATCTGCACAATATGCTCAAAACCTATAATCGTAtagcacaaacaaaaacaaaacagacaaacaacaaTTTACCAATTTTGCCCAAACACATGTTGCTCACAACAAGGTTACATCCTGGGAAATAGAATTGCCGCAAAtgtcaaatcaaaacaaatataagTCTACATACAGTAGTATAAATTCTaccaaacacaacaaatatggcagtttgaattatttatattacatatatttgacGTACTTGGCACTATTTCAGATTACTTCCAAAGTGTATGAAAATTAACACACAAATCATCCAGCCACACTCCTTGGCTGATAACATAAGATAGCTCAGTTCTAATAGGTACCCATACAATTTTACCATACACAATTTGTGCACACAAGTTACATGGAGTGCACAAAGTATTACAACAAtgtaaatcatttatatttaaatagtacacatgttcacatgttAGTATGGGTATACATTTGTACAAGtagaatataatataattaaagacgtacagcacagagagtaaaaccagagcagtgaaaACTGTgcgacagctggcaaatggtcatatgtaacTGCTGAAATGCAGCCCCCTGTCCAcctacctcagtcagggttttttttctaactgttcatgaaaaatagATCCATTAATTTGCTCTATTCTGGGCAAAGAACACCCTTTTGCTCTGTGTGTAAAACCATGGCATATAAGAAAGTCACATCAAATGCTGCCTGTGTTAATTTACAGGTGTGAGGAGTCTAATGCCTTCTTCATTGAGACATAACATTGAATTAACAGTGTAGATTTACACCTATAATATATAGAAAAACAAGCTAAACATAAGTTTTTGAAATCCACTGAGAGTTTATATTTCATCTACTGTATTAAAATGAggctagctacatgtacatgtactgtatagcAGCAACTTTTGCAATGCAAGTGACCCATATGGCTTTTGTCTGAAATGCTATCAATGTTTCAGATGCATGTTTGCAaatggtaggcctacaccaGTACATCTCTTACCATGCAAGTCGCATAAGTAGCATAATTCTCCATCTATCTCTAAAAACACTACAAGCACAATCTTGCTGTCTTACGTCTGAATTTACCAACGCACCACAATGAgcacaaagatacatgtacctgtaataatTATTACCATGTTGCTGGTTTCGAAAATCTGAGACACTTCCATGCCAGCTAGATGTTTCGGTTTTCACACTTTAGCCTGAATCTGTCAAATGTACAAACCTGGCTGGATAATTACTACTTGTACTAAACCGGGATGCACCAGACCTGGACAAATCAGCCATGTGAGATCTGATTAAATCAGCCATGTCAGATCTGCATGAATCAACCATGTCAGATATGGTTAAATCAGCCATGTCAGATCTGGTTAAATCAGTCATGTCAGACCTGAATGAATCAGCCATGTCAGATATGGTTGAATCAGCCATGTCAGATCTGGTTGAATCATCCAGGTCAGATCTGGATGAATCAGCCATGTCAGATATGGTTGAATCAGCCAGGTCAGATCTGCATGAATCAGCCATGTCAGATATGGTTAAATCAGCCATGTCAGATCTGGTTAAATCAGCCATGTCAGACCTGGATGAATCAGCCATGTCAGATATGGTTAAATCAGCCATGTCAGATCTGGATGAATCAGCCATGTCAGATATGGTTAAATCAGCTATGTCTGACCTAGATAAATCAGCCATGTCAGATATGGTTAAATCAGTCATGTCAGACCTGGATGAATCAGCCATGTCAGATATGGTTAAATCAGTCATGTCAGACCTGGATGAATCAGCCATGTCAGATATGGTTAAATCAGCTATGTCAGACCTAGATAAATCAGCCATGTCAGATCTGGTTAAATCAGCCATGTCAGACCTGGATGAATCAGCCATATGGTTAAATCAGTCATGTCAGACCTGGATGAATCAGCCATGTCAGATATGGTTAAATCAGTCATGTCAGACCTGGATGAATCAGCCATGTCAGATATGGTTGAATCAGCCATGTCAGATCTGGTTAAATCAGTCATGTCAGACCTGGATGAATCAGCCATTTCAGGCCTGGATAAATCAGTCATGTCAGATCTGGATGAATCAGCCAGGTCAGACCTGGATGAATCAGCCATGTCAGATCAGCCATGTCAGACCTACATAAATCAGCCATGTCAGACCTGAATTAATCAACCATGTCAGACCTGGATAAATCAACCATGTCACATCAGCCATGTCAGATCTAGTTAAATCAGCCACGTCAGGCCTGGATAGATCAAGGAATCAGACCTGGATGAATCAGTCACATCAGACTTTGGCTGAATTGGACACAGTAGATCTTGGTGGATCAGCCACACTAGACCTGGGTGGGTAACCCTCACTAGTTATGTCTGGATCAGCCAGACTAGGTCTAGGTGGACCACCCTGATTAGATCTGGGTGGATCAGCTACACTAGGTCTGGGTGGATCAGCTACACTAGGTCTGGGTGGATCAGCCAGACTAGGCTTGGGTGGATCCGCCAGACTAGGTCTGGGTGGATCAGCCAGACTAGGTCTGGGTGGATCAGCCAGACCAGGTCTGGGTGGGTCACCCTCACGAGATCTGTTTGGGTCAGCCAGACTCTAGTGTTTGTGGACCAGCCTGATTAGATCTGGGTGGATCAGTCATACTGGATCTGAGAGAATCAGCCACATTGAATCTGGGAGGATCATCCACACTGGATCAGGGTGGACCAGCCTCATTAGATCTGGGTAGATCAGGCACACTGGATCAGGATGGATCAGCCACTCTGGATCTAGGTGGATCAACCACATTGGATCTAGGTGGAAGAGGCACACCAGATCAGGAAGGATCAGCCACACTGGATCAGGAGAGATGTATGCATGCCCACCTAACCAACCCTGAGAAAATCTCATCAGTGAGTTCATGTGTCCTGCATGCATGCACACATAACCAACCCTGAGAAAATCTCATCAGTGAGTTCATGTGTCCTGCATGCATGCACACCTAACCAACCCTGAAAAAATCTTGTCAGTGAGTTCATGTGTCCTGCATGCATGCACGCATAACCAACCCTGAGAAATCTTGTCATGCATGCACACCTAACCAACCCTGAGAAAATCTCATCAGTGAGTTCATGTGTCCTGCATGCATGCACACCCTGGTTTCTTTCACTCACAAATTTTTAAGGATTAGTCCATGAGGTAACCCCAAATGTACTCATACCTTGCATTGAAAAGAATCCTTGGGGTGAACTACACCTACTGTCTCTTTTTGTGAGCcatgctttacatgtacaaccatgtGAGGACAGACTATATAACAATaatatcaacattttcacacatcCTCCGCCCCACAAAGACTTTgtaccacctacatgtaacaagaacACATGCATCCTCGGCCCCAAAAAGTCTTTGTACCAACTACAACAGGCACAAAACAGAAGGTATATAAGGTTTCCAGTCACCCTGTTTGCTACGAGTGGTTCTGGCACGATAAGCAGCACCTTTCTTTGTAATAGTCATAACTACAGAGTCGAGCCTGAACAACCATGATACAGAAGCTGGCATACTTGTCCCTGCATCCAGGATCTATAACAGAAAAATAGACAGAGATTATTGATACTGATATCAATGTATGAGTGTAGGAGAGTGGACACATGGCGCTAGTTCAGAAGGTTCACGTGCTGCCTCATTGTAACCAGTAAGCTCTTGAATAATTAGGTCATGTGTTATAATCCCGCCCTCGATCATTATCCTGTTACGGCCACGACTATAGGTCACAGGGTTTGTCAGTTGGTTTACCCTGAGCACCCTGAAATCATCTTCCCATGAACCTTAGGTACCCCATCatacaaacataacattcttgagcacaccAATCAATACATCAATACATCAACGCATTCAGCCTCCCCTGCCCTCACTGCCACCACATATGTAAAATAGCTAACTCCATGATCATCAGACAACTGGACAGCTGAGCAATGGTCTGACTGCAGGTAAGTGTATACTTGTAAGTATTTCTGAAATTATTCCACTGTCAAGAGTTGGGCACTTTTCTTGCAGTTCTAACCCTTGTCTACCCCTAATTTTGTTCCCCTCCAATTTACCTTTGTCTAGCTGTGGCCTGTGGCAGGAATGTTTGTTACAGCTCTGTCTCTCCGCCGGTCGCCCCTTTTCTGGGCATTGCTCGCTCACCTTTAAGCTGGGATAGAGACACTTGAGTTCACGTGTCCTCACACCTGTCCCACAGCTCACTGAGCACTGTCaggcaaaacaacaacaacaacaaatcctGAAGTGTGTCCAGTCTGCTAAATGGGCCTTCCACAATCAATATAATATTAATCATAAATTAACagatattttcacataaaagGCCATCATAAAATGTACTCCAAATACtgtcgatttatttatttgatt is a genomic window containing:
- the LOC135472328 gene encoding uncharacterized protein LOC135472328, with translation MSDMVKSAMSDLVKSVMSDLNESAMSDMVESAMSDLVESSRSDLDESAMSDMVESARSDLHESAMSDMVKSAMSDLVKSAMSDLDESAMSDMVKSAMSDLDESAMSDMVKSAMSDLDKSAMSDMVKSVMSDLDESAMSDMVKSVMSDLDESAMSDMVKSAMSDLDKSAMSDLVKSAMSDLDESAIWLNQSFMSDLDESAMSDMVESAMSDLVKSVMSDLDESAISGLDKSVMSDLDESARSDLDESAMSDQPCQTYINQPCQT